The nucleotide window GCACTGCTCTGCTATTTAAAGCAGGCTTCGGTCCTTGCAGACATTTTCCTAATGTGGTCTCTGCATCCAATTTCCTTCCAATTTTCCTTCGATTATTGAAATGAGTCTTGATTTGTGCAAAATACCGTGCCCACGTTTTATGACAACTGTAAATTGGACAGGAGGCTCATATTGAAAAATTTTCTTGAATATCTaccaactaaataaaaaaagtagcaGGCTATAGCATGATTGATCTTGATGATTTTGTTCATGAGTTATCAGAAACAGCTTCCCCAGATGTTGTGATGGAGAGAAATAGTTTGGGTCTTGACTGCATAAATAACGAGATGAGGATTGAAGGTGTATTGTTGCAACATGCAACTGATTCTCCAATGACTGATTTCCTGATAATGTGAACATTTTGATAAGATGCCAATGGAGCCACAGATTTGCTTCTGGTATGGTGAAATGTACTAGACAATCTGAGAATTTTCTCTGCAGAATCCATCTATCCTGGTACTGTATAAAAATTCCATTTTGCCATGTCTCTCATATGCTGGCAATCTTTGTTGGTGACCTTTTTTTCCACTTAAATATTTCTCTCCATGCATGTTGTAGGGTTGGTGTGTAAAAGGAATCTGGATcccattatttttgttaaatctcTGCATGTAAAGCCAGGCTTGTGTTCAGCTAAAGCAGGCGACTAGGTCCAGGACCAATTAGATAATCATATCCATTGATAAgtacatataaatataattttttttttctagtttgaacattatttgatttatcaattaattacaGGTAAAACAAAAGACATCGTTCTCACAAGTTGGTCCCAATGAAACTCTCGATGTAAGAAACAACCCTAATAGTAGTCAAAAGCATGGAAAACTTGATTGATATTTCTTATTTGCAGTTCTCTTGGTTTCTCCATTCAACATCTTTCAGGATGAGTACACTTCTTTTTGCTTCAGGCGTGCTCATTCTTCTTGTGGGATTTTATGTCTCTCCCTCTATTGTCTTAGGCCTAATAGGAATACCGATAGTTTTTGTGATAGTCTTTGCATTGAAGTATCTTGTATTTTACATAAAGGAGTCGATCTTGGAGGATCAAAAGCCTCCAATTGCTGGTCCAATTCTAAATTACCTTGTACACTTCAATAGACTTTTCGATTATCAAACATCTATTGCTAAGAAATATAGCACTTTTCGTCTGATTACGCCTCTGCATAGTGAAATTTACACGGCTGATCCCCTTAATGTTGAATATGTACTGAAAACCAAGTTCTCCAATTACGAAAAGGTGTCAGGCACTTGTTATTATCTTAGACTTTATCAGTTCGTTATGgaaattaacagtgcaatttgGCTGTCATGATGTTGCAGGGTGCCTATAATTATGGGATAATGAGAGATCTATTTGGTGATGGGATTTTCGCAGCAGATGGACATAAATGGCGTCACCAGCGGAAGCTTGCAAGCTATGAATTCTCAACAAGAGTTCTGAGAGATTTCAGTAGTGCTGTTTTTCGGGCTAATGCTGCAAAATTAGTTTCAAAGATTACTGTTGCAGCAACAGCTTTGAAGAGCATAGATTTGCAGGTATCTGTCCTGCTACAGGTGGCAAATTTCCAATATTATTGTGGTTAGTTATtgtaaagaaccatctcaattcaaagttgaaaatgatatatattattttttaacatatatttttaagtgaaatctCTTTTGAGATTAAAACTTATATATGCtcctattattttatgtttttatgatCACGTGGTCATTAAAATactatatcatattaaaaattatcttaattaaaaaacttaaactattacAGACAACATAATCAaagttttttacttgaattttcttgacaattttcagtttgatatatttaagaaattatagcTGGAGTAATGCCTCGATAAGTAAATACCACCTGCTATTTTGGAGACCCAAGAAGTTCCATTTTGGAGATAGACAGAGACAGATTCAGCATAAGCTACATGTCTCAGAACTTCCTTTGTAGCCCTCCTCTACAAAACAAGAGGAAAGGATATATACAGCATGGAAAGGGTGTTAGATGTTCTTAAAGTTTAATTCCAAGAACAATATAGATCAAATTAGTTTATCAATCAACCGTTAACTTATActatttaatgatttatttttttgcaggaTATGCTAATGAAATCGACCTTAGACTCAATATTTAAAGTGGGATTTGGGTTTGAGCTGAATGCTTTGTCTGGCTTGGATGAATTTGGAAGCAGGTTCACCAAAGCCTTTGATGACTCTAATAGTATCGTATTTTGGCGATATGTTGATCTAATATGGGAGCTCAAAAGATTCCTTAATTTTGGTTCAGAAGCCTCTCTTAAGCAAAATATCAAAGTCATCAATGATTTCATTTTCGAAATGATTCGGTGCATGAGAGAGCAGATGAAAACTGGAAAGCTTGAAGCAAGTAAACTTTTATTTGATAGTGATACATGCAGCTTTAATTTAGCATACTTGACTGTTTGTTGGTGAACAGGGAGGGAAGGAAGATATTCTATCAAGGTTTTTGTTGGAGAGTGAAAAGGATCCAGAGAACATGACTGATCAGTATTTAAGAGATATAACTCTCAATTTCATCATAGCTGGAAAAGACACATCTGCAAATACACTTGCATGGTTCTTTTACATGCTCTGTAAACATCCTCTAGTTCAAGAGAAGGTTGTACAAGAAGTCAGAGAAGCAGTTGGAATTAAGGAAAGTATGTCTGCTGATGAATTTTCGAAATTGATGACTGAAGAAGCCCTGGACAAGATGCAATACCTTCATGCATCTCTGACAGAAACTCTCAGACTCTATCCAGCTGTTCCTCTGGTAAAATATTTGACAATAGTTACTCCCACAAACATAAAATACTGAGCAATGGACTTGGAAGTAGCTCTGTCATTGCCATGGTGGAACTGCATAATTTCTTGTATTTTAGCTTAGTTATGGAGGCTTGTCAAGTACTTTTACATGCTTCATTAATTATACATCCAAAACCATAGTTGCATGATACTCCACTGAGGTTTCTCAAAGATAATTGGATTGGATGCATGAATCCAGTTAGGATTCTTATTTTAATTCTGCacaacttgttttattttaaagtagTAATAATTTTCTCAATTCACATGGGAGTTGTTTGTATTTCCTCCAAATGCAGGATGGAAAGAGTGCTGCAGAGGATGATATTCTTCCTGATGGCTTCAAGGTGAAGAAAGGAGACGGCATAACCTACATGGCTTATGCGATGGGAAGGATGAAAAACATTTGGGGAGACGATGCTGAGGAATTTCATCCAGAACGATGGCTTCATGATGGCATCTTTCAACCAGAAAGTCCTTTCAATTTTACGGCATTTCATGTTAGTATCATTAAACCTATCAGTTTACTTGTATTGCAATTTCTTGATGCATCTAAACTGCTTTTTCTTTCTGTAACCATTCTTAGGCTGGCCCTCGCAT belongs to Populus nigra chromosome 18, ddPopNigr1.1, whole genome shotgun sequence and includes:
- the LOC133677805 gene encoding cytochrome P450 704C1-like, whose product is MSTLLFASGVLILLVGFYVSPSIVLGLIGIPIVFVIVFALKYLVFYIKESILEDQKPPIAGPILNYLVHFNRLFDYQTSIAKKYSTFRLITPLHSEIYTADPLNVEYVLKTKFSNYEKGAYNYGIMRDLFGDGIFAADGHKWRHQRKLASYEFSTRVLRDFSSAVFRANAAKLVSKITVAATALKSIDLQDMLMKSTLDSIFKVGFGFELNALSGLDEFGSRFTKAFDDSNSIVFWRYVDLIWELKRFLNFGSEASLKQNIKVINDFIFEMIRCMREQMKTGKLEARKEDILSRFLLESEKDPENMTDQYLRDITLNFIIAGKDTSANTLAWFFYMLCKHPLVQEKVVQEVREAVGIKESMSADEFSKLMTEEALDKMQYLHASLTETLRLYPAVPLDGKSAAEDDILPDGFKVKKGDGITYMAYAMGRMKNIWGDDAEEFHPERWLHDGIFQPESPFNFTAFHAGPRICLGKEFAYRQMKILAAVLLYFFRFKLVDARKAATYRTMFTLHLDKGLHLYASPRL